A window of Blautia argi genomic DNA:
GCAAAAGCGTTACGATTCTTTTCTTCATATCTATAAATTCCTCTCTGTTCTGTTTACATTTCTAAGAGCAATTATGCCACAAAGTCCCTGCAACCGTCAACTTTTCAGTTGCCTTTTCCCTGAAACAATGCTAGAATAATTGAAGTATGAATTTAGCGAAATAGTAGGAGGGTCAACACAAATGCTTACAAAAGTGTTACTGATAATTTTGATTATTTTAATTATCGGACTTGTTGTCCTGTATTTTCTGGGAAAAAAAGCGCAGAAAAAACAGGAAGCACAACAGGAACAAATGGAGGCAGCAAAACAGACGGTTTCCATGCTGATTATTGACAAAAAACGGCTTCCCATTAAGGAGTCCGGTCTTCCCCAGATGGTCATTGACCAGACACCAAAACTTATGAGGCGTTCCAAACTGCCTATCGTAAAGGCAAAAATCGGACCAAAAATTATGACATTAGTTGCAGACGAATCTATTTATGACTTAATTCCGGTAAAAAAGGAAGTAAAAGCTGATGTGAGCGGTATCTATATTATCGGCGTCAGAGGTCTGCGTGGTTCTCTTACACCGCCTGAAAAGAAAAAGGGCTGGTTCAAGAGAATGAAAGAAAAGGCTACAAATATGAGCAAAGAAAAATAATAAGGATATGCAGAAACCCCTTTCAGAGAATTTACGCTTCTGATGAAAGGGGTTTTATTTGCGCGAAACAGTAAACCAGATTTCACATCTCACACAACTCTGTATAACATAATTTGCTGCTTTCCTGTTCTCACAGGGAAAATTCTCCTGCGTCCTTTTGCCTTACATTCACGGAAATCCGGCAGTCTGCCGCATGCTCTGCATTAATCTCCAATGCATAATCAATGGAAATATCCAGGCCTTCCGGCTGTTCCTTCACATCAATCTTTGTGGCAGCAATCCCCATCTGCAGATTGCCGAAAGGGGTTGCATAATAGGTGAGATTCTTCTTATTTTCTTCAAAAATCATCTGCACATTAGTAAGCCCCTTTCTCTTTACTTCCACGCTGTTTTCAGAAACCTTAATGCTGTTTCTGGTGCTTTCCGTAAAGCCTTCCACTGCCTCGTCAAAGAAAATATAGTGATGCCCGTTCTTATAATAATAATCTCCCTTAGACACCAGCTCCACTTCCTCCGGTTCTCCTGCATCTATGCTCTGCAGTCCTTTCACTGTTACTAATACATCTTTTGTCATGATTAATACTCCTCAATATTTATCTGCTTCGTCATCTTCACATCATATGGCAGAATCGAATTGGCAAATGCCTGAAAATACTCCTCCTCATCACTGACAAAGAAACGGTAAGGAAATTCCTCTTCTGTCTGCTCTTCATTTTCCAGTCCCTGTTCTTTTAACAAACGCCCCAGTGCTCTGGCTGTTTCATAGGCAGGGTTTACCAATGTTACCTTATCGCCCACCAGCTCTCTTAACATAGAACGCAGGAGAGGATAATGGGTACAGCCTAAAATCAGGGTATCAATGTCCTGCTCTAAAAGAGGTTGCAAATACCTTTCTGCAACTTCTATGGTTACCGGATCTTTTAGCCAACCTTCCTCCACCAGAGGAACAAATAAGGGACAGGCCTGACCAATCACCTGTATTTCCGGGTCTGATTTCTGAATCAACATCCGATACAGGTCTGATTTCACAGTTGCTCTTGTGCCAATCAGACCGATTTTTTTGTTTACCGTAGTCTGGGCTGCCACCTTTGCCCCCGGTTCTACCACCCCCAACATGGGAATATCTATTTCCTGCTGAATGGTTTCCAGAGCCAGTGCACTTGCTGTATTGCAGGCAACTACAATAGCCTTTACTTCCTGTGTCTTTAAAAAACGGACAATCTGTCTGGAATACCGGATAACCGTTTCTTTTGACTTACTGCCGTATGGTACTCTTGCCGTATCTCCAAAATATACAATTCTCTCACCCGGAAGATTCCGCATAATCTCCCGTGCCACTGTTAATCCGCCCACTCCTGAGTCAAAAACACCGATAGGCGCAGTTTTTCTCTGATTCATAGGATAACCTCTTACCTGTCATTTTCTCGTTTGACTCTCATTGTACCCTTTACAGAGATAGATTGCAAGATTAAAACCAACGAAATCCTATGCGTACCTTCTCCTTTTCTTCCGGATTTTTCAGGATTTCCAGAAATTCCTCCTTTGTCAGCACTTCTTCCAGCTCTTCCTTTTTATCCTCTGTAACTACGCCGTAAGTTTCATCTATAAAGCAAAGAGAAGGATACAGCATACACCACCAGTTCTGTCCCTCTGCCTTTCCAAGCTTCAGCTTCAGAGCCTCATACTCGCCTTCCGGAAAGGTACAGTCCCCATACGTCTTTTCCGGAAACCAGGTCTTTTCCACCACAGCCTGAGCCTGATAAGCAAAACCCTTTTTTCTCATAACCTGCTCTGCTCTTTCCTCTATTTCCGGCAAATGGGTCAGCACTGCTTCCTTTGTTTTCTCCAAATCACTGTCCCCCGGAAGCAGCTCCTTCAGATATTCCGTAATTTCTGACTTTACCTCCAGTTTTATCTCCTGGTCCTCCTGCCGGTCACTGTTGGCAATTACATGAAAACGAAAGACCTCTCCTGCAATCCCCTGCTGAATTTCTCTGTCTAACCTCTGCCTGATTTCTCTGTTTTCCTGTTTCAAGTGTATCAGATAAATTCCTGTACAAAACAGGAGTGCTGCCAATGCTGTAAGCCCTGCCCGCAGTGCAAAGCTTTTCTTTTCCTCTTCCTTCATTTCTATGTACCTCCCGGTTTTTTCTTTACCGGGAGTATTGACGGATTCGCGGTCTTTTATTCACAGCCTCTGCAATGGGAAGTTTGGGCATTTCTTCCCCCCTGTGCCATGCATTATATAAATCCTGTAAGGTGACTGCGTCCTTTGGTTTTCCCTCCAGATTGTTTTCCAGGAT
This region includes:
- a CDS encoding DUF1934 domain-containing protein; protein product: MTKDVLVTVKGLQSIDAGEPEEVELVSKGDYYYKNGHHYIFFDEAVEGFTESTRNSIKVSENSVEVKRKGLTNVQMIFEENKKNLTYYATPFGNLQMGIAATKIDVKEQPEGLDISIDYALEINAEHAADCRISVNVRQKDAGEFSL
- the murI gene encoding glutamate racemase, which codes for MNQRKTAPIGVFDSGVGGLTVAREIMRNLPGERIVYFGDTARVPYGSKSKETVIRYSRQIVRFLKTQEVKAIVVACNTASALALETIQQEIDIPMLGVVEPGAKVAAQTTVNKKIGLIGTRATVKSDLYRMLIQKSDPEIQVIGQACPLFVPLVEEGWLKDPVTIEVAERYLQPLLEQDIDTLILGCTHYPLLRSMLRELVGDKVTLVNPAYETARALGRLLKEQGLENEEQTEEEFPYRFFVSDEEEYFQAFANSILPYDVKMTKQINIEEY
- the spoIIR gene encoding stage II sporulation protein R, yielding MKEEEKKSFALRAGLTALAALLFCTGIYLIHLKQENREIRQRLDREIQQGIAGEVFRFHVIANSDRQEDQEIKLEVKSEITEYLKELLPGDSDLEKTKEAVLTHLPEIEERAEQVMRKKGFAYQAQAVVEKTWFPEKTYGDCTFPEGEYEALKLKLGKAEGQNWWCMLYPSLCFIDETYGVVTEDKKEELEEVLTKEEFLEILKNPEEKEKVRIGFRWF